In a genomic window of Anser cygnoides isolate HZ-2024a breed goose chromosome 28, Taihu_goose_T2T_genome, whole genome shotgun sequence:
- the LOC136787296 gene encoding olfactory receptor 14C36-like, with protein sequence MSNSNSITEFLLLPFADTRELQLLHFALFLAIYLAALLGNGLILSAVACDHRLHTPMYFFLLNLALLDLGCISTTLPKAMANSLWDTRAISYAGCAAQVFLFLFFISAEFYVLTVMSYDRYVAICKPLHYGSLLGSRACAQMAAAAWGSGVLYALLHTANTFSLPLCQGNAVDQFFCEIPQILQISCARSYLKSFWVVVTGVCLASGCFVFIVFSYVQIFRAVLRMPSEQGRHKAFSTCLPHLFVVSLFISTGFFAYLKPPSISSPSLNLVVAVLYSVIPPTLNPLIYSMRNQELKWAIRKVISWVFLNSDKLPLFFQK encoded by the coding sequence ATGTCCAACAGCAactccatcaccgagttcctcctcctgccatttgcagacacgcgggagctgcagctcctgcacttcgcgctcttcctggccatctacctggctgccctcctgggcaacggcctcatcctctcagccgtagcctgcgaccaccgcctccacacccccatgtacttcttcctcctcaacctcgccctcctcgacctgggctgcatctccaccactctccccaaagccatggccaattccctctgggacaccagggccatttcctatgcaggatgtgctgcacaggtctttttgttcctcttcttcatatcagcagaattttatgttctcaccgtcatgtcctacgaccgctacgtagccatctgcaagcccctgcactatgggagcctcctgggcagcagagcttgtgcccagatggcagcagctgcctggggcagtggggttctctatgctctgctgcacactgccaatacattttccctgcccctctgccaaggcaatgctgtggaccagttcttttgtgaaatcccccagatcctgcAGATATCCTGTGCACGCTCCTACCTGAAGAGTTTTTGGGTAGTTGTGACTGGTGTCTGTTTAGCatctggctgttttgttttcattgttttttcctatgtgcagattttcagggctgtgctgaggatgccttctgagcagggacggcacaaagccttttccacatgcctcccccacctctttgtggtctccctgtttatcagcaCAGGCTTTTTTGcttacctgaagcccccctccatctcctccccatccctgaacctggtggtggcagttctgtactcggtgatACCTCCAACattgaaccccctcatctatagtatgaggaaccaggagctcaagtgGGCTATTAGGAAAGTGATTTCATGGGTGTTTCTGAATAGTGACAAActtcccctctttttccagaaatga
- the LOC136787316 gene encoding olfactory receptor 14C36-like: MSNSSSITEFLLLAFADTRELQLLHFALFLGIYLAALLGNGLILTAVACDHRLHTPMYFFLLNLALLDLGCISTTLPKAMANSLWDTRAISYAGCVAQVFFFPSLMSADLFLLTVMAYDRYVAICKPLHYGSLLGSRACAQMAAAAWGSGVLYALLHTANTFSLPLCQGNAVDQFFCEISQILKLSCSDSYLREVGLLTFSGFLVLGCFVFIVLSYVQIFRAVLRMPSEQGRHKAFSTCLPHLVVVSLLVSTGVSAYLKPPTISSPSLDMIMAVLYAVMPPAVNPLIYSMRNQELKNAIRKVMSWMFIRICSGN, translated from the coding sequence atgtccaacagcagctccatcaccgagttcctcctgctggcatttgcagacacgcgggagctgcagctcctgcacttcgcgctcttcctgggcatctacctggctgccctcctgggcaacggcctcatcctcaccgccgtagcctgcgaccaccgcctccacacccccatgtacttcttcctcctcaacctcgccctccttgacctgggctgcatctccaccactctccccaaagccatggccaattccctctgggacaccagggccatttcctatgcgggatgtgttgcacaggtctttttctttccctctctgatgtcagcagatttgtttcttctcaccgtcatggcctacgaccgctacgttgccatctgcaagcccctgcactacgggagcctcctgggcagcagagcttgtgcccagatggcagcagctgcctggggcagtggggttctctatgctctgctgcacactgccaatacattttccctgcccctctgccaaggcaatgctgtggaccagttcttctgtgaaatctcccagatcctcaagctctcctgctcagactcctacctcagggaagttgggcttCTCACATTCAGTGGTttcctggttttggggtgttttgtatTCAtcgtgctgtcctatgtgcagatcttcagggctgtgctgaggatgccctctgagcagggccggcacaaagccttctccacgtgcctccctcacctggtcGTGGTCTCCCTGCTGGTTAGCACTGGTGTATCTGCCTACCTGAAGCCTCCCACtatctcctctccatccctggacaTGATAATGGCTGTTCTATATGCAGTGATgcccccagcagtgaaccccctcatctataGCATGAGaaaccaggagctcaagaatGCCATTAGAAAAGTGATGTCATGGATGTTTATCAGGATTTGCTCAGGAAATTGA
- the LOC136787156 gene encoding olfactory receptor 14A16-like, with the protein MSNSSSITKFLLLAFADTRELQLLHFALFLGIYLAALLGNGLILTAVACDHRLHTPMYFFLLNLALLDLGCISTTLPKAMANSLWDTRAISYAGCAAQVFAFVFLISAEFFLLTVMSYDRYVAICKPLHYGSLLGSRACAQMAAAAWGSGVLYALLHTANTFSLPLCQGNAVDQFFCEIPQILKLSCTDSYLREVGLLMFTSFLGFGCFVFIVLSYVQIFMAVLRMPSEQGRHKAFSTCLPHLAVVSLSFSTVIFAYLKPRSISSPNLNLAVAVLYSMLPPVANPFIYSMRNQDLKDSIWKMLIGFLSVVTDCLPFSADDSHSEISVLTTMSYDHYVAICKPQASSFSISVVQKAPL; encoded by the coding sequence atgtccaacagcagctccatcaccaagttcctcctgctggcatttgcagacacgcgggagctgcagctcctgcacttcgcgctcttcctgggcatctacctggctgccctcctgggcaacggcctcatcctcaccgccgtagcctgcgaccaccgcctccacacccccatgtacttcttcctcctcaacctcgccctcctcgacctgggctgcatctccaccactctccccaaagccatggccaattccctctgggacaccagggccatctcctatgcaggatgtgctgcacaggtctttgcATTTGTCTTCCTGATATCAGCagagttttttcttctcacGGTCATGTCttatgaccgctacgttgccatctgcaagcccctgcactatgggagcctcctgggcagcagagcttgtgcccagatggcagcagctgcctggggcagtggggttctctatgctctgctgcacacggccaatacattttccctgcccctctgccaaggcaatgctgtggaccagttcttctgtgaaatcccccagatcctcaagctttCTTGCACAgactcctacctcagggaagttgggcttCTCATGTTCACTTCCTTTTTGGGTTTTggatgctttgttttcattgtgctctCCTACGTGCAGATCTtcatggcagtgctgaggatgccctctgagcagggccggcacaaagccttttccacgtgcctccctcacctggccgtggtctcaCTCTCTTTCAGCACTGTCatatttgcctacctgaagccccgttccatctcctccccaaaCCTGAACCTGGcggtggcagttctgtactccaTGCTGCCTCCAGTAGCGAACCCCTTCATCTACAGTATGAGGAACCAGGATCTCAAGGATTCAATATGGAAAATGTTGATTGGGTTTTTATCTGTGGTGACAGACTGTCTACCTTTTTCTGCAGATGACTCCCACT